One genomic segment of Hordeum vulgare subsp. vulgare chromosome 2H, MorexV3_pseudomolecules_assembly, whole genome shotgun sequence includes these proteins:
- the LOC123430356 gene encoding zinc finger protein 219-like — protein sequence MGSCVSKKAARGRAEAKVAAPLLPEKDNALAPPPVVVEEEVKEVLSETAVRRTSPPEPEVLSETAVRRTSPPEPEPEPEPEPEHEKVKMVPEQEEGDASDSVSAGSSVVDKAMVKAGREQEVEKRTVDVPENGRARSMEPEQKKKCKNPGNGRARSPSPAAKQRRPGTIVSEQPVPPRPRRESPAVVSGIGCRSGRFSPSAARRAAESAVRRSYSAREADMALPSSAKRSLNTNINGNGGSGEHSGRRSDSPARRPPTSPAANGTITRQSSATRKGPKENISSEKTKQQCGRRRATTEVGDEIDEAPLAGKEHREAADAAVGQNPSVAMECFIFL from the coding sequence ATGGGTAGCTGCGTGAGCAAGAAGGCCGCCCGCGGCCGTGCCGAGGCCAAGGTGGCAGCGCCGCTCCTGCCGGAGAAGGATAATGCCTTGGCCCCGCCACCCGTGGTGGTAGAGGAGGAGGTCAAGGAGGTGTTGTCGGAGACGGCTGTGCGGCGGACAAGCCCGCCGGAGCCGGAGGTGTTGTCGGAGACGGCTGTGCGGCGGACAAGCCCGCCGGAGCCAGAGCCGGAGCCTGAGCCTGAGCCCGAGCACGAGAAGGTGAAGATGGTGCCGGAGCAAGAGGAAGGCGATGCTTCCGATAGCGTGTCGGCGGGTTCCTCCGTGGTAGACAAGGCGATGGTGAAGGCTGGAAGGGAgcaggaggtggagaagaggACGGTGGACGTGCCGGAGAATGGGAGGGCCAGGAGCATGGAAccggagcagaagaagaaatgcAAGAACCCCGGCAACGGGAGGGCGCGGTCGCCGTCCCCTGCGGCGAAGCAGAGGAGGCCGGGGACCATTGTCAGCGAGCAGCCGGTGCCGCCGCGGCCGCGGCGAGAGTCGCCCGCGGTGGTGTCCGGCATCGGGTGCCGCAGTGGCAGATTCTCCCCTTCCGCAGCGAGGAGGGCCGCCGAGAGCGCCGTCAGACGGAGCTACTCCGCACGGGAAGCCGACATGGCGCTGCCGTCGTCTGCCAAGCGCTCCCTCAACACAAACATCAACGGTAACGGAGGGAGCGGCGAGCATTCCGGCAGGAGGTCAGATTCCCCGGCTAGGCGCCCGCCGACCAGTCCGGCAGCGAACGGCACCATCACCCGGCAATCCAGCGCCACCCGGAAGGGTCCGAAGGAGAACATCAGTTCGGAGAAAACCAAGCAGCAATGCGGCCGCAGACGGGCCACGACGGAGGTCGGAGATGAAATCGACGAGGCGCCATTGGCAGGAAAAGAGCACAGGGAGGCGGCAGACGCCGCGGTGGGCCAGAACCCCTCGGTGGCTATGGAGTGCTTCATCTTCCTTTAG
- the LOC123426881 gene encoding synaptonemal complex protein ZEP1-like → MQKLGLSGLRGLDGFRSLAGATSAAGKATNPKPSSDAGGSTYGSFANLKMTAEKLVKEQASVKSDLEMAHTKLRRATEQINMLEAKLQQAVNENMKLKVKQTEDSKLWQGLDSKVSSTKMLCDQLTETLQQLASQTERAEEDKKFFEGMLGKNSKALDEFNCLLHDSSAKLECAEQSITSGKQEILRIKQEKEEMDQSYKEQLYANDTTIKEKDSLIKQLEGSVEENKSRLLCADSRLQCMEQELKLKQDVCICLKENLASAEKEKNDLELRNQRYSLEVERLYKDNKDANELLSSFVAKVAELDKEHASMSSHVARLLSSFDKYYGMVQEEKLLITRSAKDKLEHLQNQFVDLTSENSGLKIEIGELKSRITELQKTQEVVMVQHVEKCHVAEDKIRRLESEAEISASNVNRLESLSSELQGRVQKLLEDSSLAENQKEELLQKTLKLESDNQELLGRMQSVLDEKSNDAESLHSEIAKRDQQVDTQEKQISELRSVLDEKEQLYISSVEREKSLEEQKLQIQASLAATECQLTEAKKQHDLILQGKQIELSKHLKELSLRNDQAINVIRKKYELEKVEIISAEKEKAEKLIREMEHKCNEKILENKRESERCLMRLKEEHAAVVARIQQDNELKESTLRAYHKEELQRIRSQGENELRERLSLLRQEHEAQIKTVNIRHEDDCQKLQDELELQKSKEEKQRALLQLQWKVMGESQQVDQEVNSKKRRDPYVRKESQLQLPGPGPETKRKNANISGVIHSPISNVLRKVEKASQDVPNHRKVTHHEYEVETANGKITKRRKTKSTVMFGEPNTQKSLQNTADKDVTKTRKVVAGSRPHPANIGELFSEGSLNPYADDPFAFG, encoded by the exons ATGCAGAAGCTGGGGCTCTCGGGGCTCAGGGGCCTCGATGGGTTCCGATCTCTCGCTGGCGCCACCTCTGCGGCTGGGAAGGCCACGAACCCCAAGCCCTCGTCTGATGCTGGAGGTAGCACATACGGGAGCTTCGCCAACCTTAAGATGACAGCAG AGAAATTAGTCAAGGAGCAGGCCTCGGTGAAGTCTGATCTAGAAATGGCG CATACCAAGCTGAGAAGAGCAACAGAACAGATAAATATGTTAGAAGCAAAACTTCAACAAGCCGTCAATGAAAACATGAAGCTTAAGGTGAAGCAGACTGAGGATTCGAAGCTCTGGCAGGGTCTAGATTCAAAAGTTTCCTCAACAAAGATGCTGTGCGATCAGTTAACTGAGACTCTGCAGCAGTTAGCAAGTCAGACAGAAAGAG CTGAGGAAGATAAGAAGTTTTTCGAGGGGATGCTTGGGAAGAACTCTAAAGCTTTAGATGAATTCAACTGCTTGCTGCATGATTCCTCGGCAAAGCTGGAATGTGCAGAACAAAGCATCACGTCAG GTAAACAGGAGATTTTGCGGATCaaacaagagaaagaagaaatggATCAGAGTTACAAGGAACAGCTTTACGCAAATGATACTACCATAAAGGAAAAAG ATTCTCTCATCAAACAGTTGGAGGGCTCAGTTGAAGAAAATAAATCCCGCTTATTGTGTGCCGACTCCCGCTTGCAGTGCATGGAGCAAGAGTTAAAGCTAAAACAAGATGTTTGCATTTGCCTGAAAGAAAACCTTGCAAGtgctgaaaaagaaaaaaatgacttGGAGCTTAGGAACCAGAGATACAGTCTGGAAGTTGAAAGGCTGTACAAGGACAATAAGGATGCTAATGAATTGCTTAGCAGTTTTGTGGCTAAAGTAGCCGAGCTAGATAAAGAGCATGCATCAATGTCAAGTCATGTCGCTAGATTGCTTTCTTCATTTGATAAGTACTATGGAATGGTCCAAGAGGAGAAACTGCTGATAACAAGATCTGCCAAGGACAAATTGGAACATCTTCAAAATCAGTTTGTAGATCTGACATCAGAAAACAGTGGTCTCAAAATTGAAATTGGGGAACTGAAGTCCAGAATCACAGAGTTACAAAAAACTCAAGAAGTTGTTATGGTTCAGCATGTGGAAAAATGCCATGTGGCTGAAGATAAAATCAGAAGACTGGAGTCTGAAGCAGAAATATCTGCCTCCAATGTCAATCGCTTAGAAAGTTTATCTTCGGAACTTCAAGGGAGAGTTCAGAAGTTACTGGAGGATTCTAGCCTTGCTGAAAACCAGAAG GAAGAGCTGTTACAGAAGACTTTGAAGCTGGAATCAGATAATCAGGAGCTTCTAGGAAGAATGCAGTCAGTTTTGGATGAAAAATCTAACGATGCAGAATCTCTGCACAGCGAGATTGCTAAGCGTGACCAGCAGGTTGACACACAAGAAAAACAGATCAGCGAGCTCCGCAGTGTTCTTGATGAGAAGGAACAGTTGTATATTTCTTCTGTAGAAAGAGAGAAGAGTTTGGAGGAACAAAAGTTACAG ATCCAAGCATCACTTGCTGCCACGGAATGTCAACTTACCGAGGCCAAAAAACAGCATGATCTCATTCTTCAGGGTAAACAGATAGAGCTATCAAAACATTTGAAAGAGTTGTCACTCAGAAATGATCAG GCAATCAATGTCATCCGTAAGAAATATGAATTAGAAAAAGTAGAAATCATAAGTGCTGAAAAAGAGAAG GCAGAAAAGCTCATAAGGGAAATGGAGCACAAATGCAATGAAAAGATATTAGAGAACAAGCGAGAATCTGAGAGGTGTTTGATGCGTCTTAAGGAGGAACATGCTGCAGTG GTGGCAAGAATTCAACAGGATAATGAGCTTAAGGAATCAACTCTTCGGGCTTATCACAAAGAAGAATTGCAGCGCATTCGTTCTCAGGGTGAGAATGAATTGAGGGAG AGGCTGTCGTTGCTCAGACAAGAGCATGAAGCTCAAATAAAGACAGTGAACATACGGCATGAAGATGATTGTCAGAAACTTCAGGATGAACTGGAGCTTCAGAAGTCAAAG GAGGAGAAGCAAAGAGCATTATTACAGTTACAGTGGAAAGTGATGGGCGAAAGTCAACAAGTTGACCAGGAAGTGAATTCTAAAAAG AGGAGAGATCCATATGTCAGAAAAGAAAGTCAGCTTCAGTTGCCAGGTCCAGGTCCTGAGACCAAACGGAAG AATGCAAACATATCTGGAGTTATACACTCGCCAATTTCTAACGTACTGAGGAAGGTAGAGAAAGCAAGTCAGGATGTTCCTAATCACAGAAAG GTAACACACCATGAATATGAAGTGGAGACAGCAAATGGAAAAATCACAAAGCGCAGGAAAACTAAGAGTACTGTCATGTTTGGG GAACCGAACACTCAGAAGTCATTGCAAAATACTGCTGACAAGGATGTTACAAAAACAAGAAAG GTTGTTGCAGGATCCCGTCCCCATCCTGCAAATATCGGTGAATTATTttccgagggctccttgaatccaTATGCTGATGACCCTTTTGCATTTGGCTAG